TCAACTTCGGCCCATTTGCAAACAACACCGAGGCAAAGCTCGCATTTTCCACACAGCTATTCCCAGGTATTCACGTCCCAACCATCTAGCCCTGCCCGAGTTCTCATCTCCTCGCAGGCGTGGAGCTGGTCCGCTCTATAATAGAGCACCAGAAagtgctcgtcgtcgccctgaACGGCcctgccgtcggcggcggagcGGCCTGGTTCCTCGGGCTGGCAGACATCATCTTCGCCGTGGAGTCGTCCTTCCTGCAGGTCCCCTTCTCGGCGCTCGGCCTCGTCCCCGAGAACGGGTCGATACGCAACTTTGCGCAGAGCATGGGGGTTCACCGCGCCAACGACTTTCTCATGTTTGGCCGGAAACTCACCGCGCAGGAGCTGGAGCAATGGGGCCTGGTGAACAGGATCTTGCCGGCGGCCGGGTTCcacgagggcgtcgaggcctttctgcaggagcagctgagggtcaatgatggcaggagcatgatgctggccaagcagctgCAGAACGCGCCGCTGAGGGCAGAGAGGCTCTTGGCTCTTTACGATGCAGCGGATGCGCTGGCGGAGAGATTTGTGGACGGCACGCCGTTGAGGAGGCTCGCGATGAAGGGGGCAGAACTTGAAGGTGAGCTGCTGCGTTGCATGTGTGATCAGAGGACTAACGGGCGTAGCCAAGTCAAAAAAGCCTTCTCATCTGTAACCGGTAGTGGATATGTACGAGGTGACTGGGCCTGGGACAGTAGGGTTCAATGCGAATTTAATAATCGACTTTTTCCTAAACGGCTTTGAGGGTCAGAGGTCCATGTCTCTAAAATACAACAAGTCAGTGAGCCCTAGAGGCCGGAGGCagccctggccctggccaaggtccGACTCTGGGCTCCCGTGATaccctttctttgttgttgtgtaacctttgtcATCCGATCCCTTTGTCCAGGCCCCCGTGACACGTGTGGCATGTATAGCTCGTTGGCGGCGCGTATCAATAGGTGACATGTTTCGAATTGTAACGGCTCGCGCTGGATTGCATGCTGGCATACATGGAAACGTCTGGTCGGAACGAGGCCTCTCTTGCAGCACTCACTGGGACGTCGACAACAAAATCATTGTCTCTGGCGGGTTGCTGCCTGGATAACAAAGCCGGGGCACCCTGAT
The Metarhizium brunneum chromosome 7, complete sequence genome window above contains:
- the Eci2 gene encoding Enoyl-CoA delta isomerase 2 encodes the protein MSTKQYNDIIVEITGQVGTIKLNRPHALNSFGGKLLQETIDAVRDLNEHPDTVFTVLTGQGRYFSAGADIRGGTLVNFGPFANNTEAKLAFSTQLFPGVELVRSIIEHQKVLVVALNGPAVGGGAAWFLGLADIIFAVESSFLQVPFSALGLVPENGSIRNFAQSMGVHRANDFLMFGRKLTAQELEQWGLVNRILPAAGFHEGVEAFLQEQLRVNDGRSMMLAKQLQNAPLRAERLLALYDAADALAERFVDGTPLRRLAMKGAELEAKSKKPSHL